CTTCTATATCATCCCTATACAAAGTCAAAGTTGAATCATGAGCGAGCGCATAGAAATAAGGCTCGAAACTACTATCCAGAGCAACGAAATTATCGCCTTTTTCTCCTTTACCCTTACACCATAATCTTATCACGGGTTTCCCATCTTGCGTTAAGTAATCTATATCAAACAAAAAACCCACTCTCTTCTCCATTTGCTTTCAAATAATCTTTTGATATAATATTTTAAAATTTGAATTAGCGTTAGATTATTTCAAAAGGACTCAGGGGGATGAAGACCATTATTATAGGTGGTGGTAGAACGGGGAAAGAGCTTGCTGCTAGGTTACCGGACTCGGTGATAATAGAGAAGAATCCGGAGAAGAGAGAGAAACTGGAGGGATTGGAGGGTGTGGAGGTGGTTATAGGGGACGGTTGTGATGAAGAGTTATTAAAGCGTGTGGGTTTGAAGGATGCCAGTACTTTTATCTCCGTCACGGGCGATGATGATGTGAACTACCGTGCAGCAGCAATTGCGAAGCGATATGGGGTTCCGCGTATAATAGTCCGCGTAGAGGACCCGGAGGACAGAGCGCGTTTTCAGGATCTGGGTGTTGATTATGTCATGTTCCCAACGAAGATGATGGCAAATCTCATTGTGGATCTGATGCACCCACGGAAAGATGATATAGATGTGCCATTCAAGAAGATCCTCGTCCCGATTCTGGATGATAACACAGTGAAGAGGGCTTTCAAAGAAGCTTTGCTCGTTGCCTCAGTTGCAAGGGCGGAGATAACCGTTATCTCTTCTCCTGATATAGAACGAGAGACAATGGAGTTGCCAGCGAGGGAGATGGGTGTCAGTCTAAGGATTTTGAAGGAGGATGAGCGGCTGAAGGATATAATAAAGCGACATCTCCACTATCGTGGTTGCATAATAATAGAGCGAGTGAAGGAGCATTTGTATTATCCCGATTGTATAATAATAGACCAGGAAGAACTTGGATTTATGGACAGATTATTCGGGCGGAGTATAGTGCTGAAACTGATAAAATGTGCTTCCCGACCAGTGCTGGTAGCGAGGACATTCAGATACTATGAGCAAATACTCGCTATTTTAGATTCTTCTGCGGTATCAGAGTCGGTTGGCAGGTACTCTCTTCTATTAGCCCATCTCTGTGATGCCAGCCTGCATCTACTCGTCCTTGAGAATATACCAGAGGTGGTGGAGTGGATAAAGAGGAGGGGAGAGAAAGTTAATGTAGAAATAATAGAAAATTGGGTGGAGGGGAATCCAATGATAGAGGTGGTGAGGGAGGTGAAGAGTGGTAAATACCAGCTCGCGGTTATACCATGGAAGGGTACCGGTGTTATCAGGGCTGACCTGATAAAGAGGATAATAAACTGTGCACCCTGCTCGGTATTAACCGTTGTATGAGACGATGATTATAAGTCCATATATTCTCCTGCTGGCGATAGCTGGCTTTGCATTCGTAATACCCATTCTATC
This genomic stretch from Methanophagales archaeon harbors:
- a CDS encoding NAD-binding protein, with the translated sequence MKTIIIGGGRTGKELAARLPDSVIIEKNPEKREKLEGLEGVEVVIGDGCDEELLKRVGLKDASTFISVTGDDDVNYRAAAIAKRYGVPRIIVRVEDPEDRARFQDLGVDYVMFPTKMMANLIVDLMHPRKDDIDVPFKKILVPILDDNTVKRAFKEALLVASVARAEITVISSPDIERETMELPAREMGVSLRILKEDERLKDIIKRHLHYRGCIIIERVKEHLYYPDCIIIDQEELGFMDRLFGRSIVLKLIKCASRPVLVARTFRYYEQILAILDSSAVSESVGRYSLLLAHLCDASLHLLVLENIPEVVEWIKRRGEKVNVEIIENWVEGNPMIEVVREVKSGKYQLAVIPWKGTGVIRADLIKRIINCAPCSVLTVV